From the Drosophila sechellia strain sech25 chromosome X, ASM438219v1, whole genome shotgun sequence genome, the window CAGCAGATAGTATTCCGGATAATTGTGCACCCTATCAAAGGCTGGCTAGCAATCTAATCTACTTGGGAAGAACTTACTTGAAAGCATTTCTTATAGGAAAGAACTTCGATATAATGGGTACAATTTTATAACAGATATGCATTCTGGCAGgaatatgattttattttaaggtTTGCAATGGGAATAAAATAACGAAATCTTCCTGGTTTCTCATTCTATTATTTTCAAACAgtacattttatttgattttacatacataattataatttttcttaatttatttttgtgatttgttCCTTTTTATTTAGGATCTAGTCGCGAGAACAATACAGATCCGCTAAGCGATAATGGGGCTGATTCCAATCCGGGGCAGAATGGTAGTGCAGAGTCCTCGAAGAAGCGTCGCGGCAGGACCAACTTCAATTCTTTTCAGCTCAGGGAGCTGGAGAGAGCCTTCCAGGACAATCACTATCCTGACATTTTCATGCGTCATGCCTTGGCCACCAGACTCGATCTAATGGAGAGTCGCATAGCGGTGAGTTTCCAAAACTGGGAATCAAAACTCTAAAACTCCTTTTGAAATAGATTCGAATTGGTTTGGTTTAAATTAGAAACCAAAGTTGTCTTGCAAGTGCTAATAGAATTTTGTTTAATAACACATTACTATGAAAACCTCCAGGAGGTCATAGGATTCCCTTTAGGTATCCCCTGTCCcccatccatttccatttcgattcGTTTCGATAACATTTGCGTGAGCATTGTAAAACAATTTGGCGGCAACTGGAACTCAATTACTCAATAAAACCAATTACCTGACTATTTTTATCCATtataattcattttatttcatttgcaatTGCGTTTCGTGTCGCTCGTTGTTGTAATGATTTCAATTGCATTCCCATAGCGTAGCTTAACCCTTTTGTCGCCCCCCTAGCGAGCCGCCCCACTCTTAACCCTTAACCCCCCCGATGCCCAACGATGGCTGACTTTGCATGTCAGTCGTGTGATTATCGTGGGTCTTTGTCTATCTGGCAATagccctctctctctctctctctctctctctctctctcttagGGGGACGGAGACGGGGACATTTGGCTACGCTTTTCGTCTGAAATTGTTTCTTGACATGACATATCAATTTGTCAATGCGAACGACAAGACAGCGACAGTCTGTCCGTCATTCGAATGGCGAACGTAACTCCATGGGTTCCGGAGGTACAACCATACATATCTACatacatgtgtacatatgaaccaaaaaaaaaaacccaggGAATGGTGGGGCAGAAGGGGGGCTCTTGTTAAAGTCGGGAACGAGGCATTGCATGCCGCTGTTCGAAAACAATTTGTTGCACATTAAAAAATGCACAATGCATGCAAATGACTTCAAATTGtcgcagacacacacacacacgcattgGAAaagcccccccccccccccccccccccctcgaCTCCACCCCTGGGTCACCACAGTCCCACCCCCCATCGATACGCCTGGATTCCCCGGCAAACTGCACGTCAATTAGCGACGCCATCTTGTTTATGACTCCAACTAAGCAAAGCCAACCATCCCCATCTCCATCCGCATCATCACCATGGTCATCATCATGATCATCATCACCCTGTGGTCACGATCTCCAGCGCAATGATGATGACGATCCATCTCCAGAACGCATGACATATTGCCCTTGGTCTGGTTAATCGTCCGCATCTGAATTGTTGACTTATTGAAACGAATTGGAGGGAATTATGATTAACTGGCAATGGTAATGGATACGCCACGCCTGTGGCGTACCAACTGCCGCACATCTCAACCTTCGACAATTACTTGTGAAAGCCTATGCCATTTAATTTGCCCTTATCCCTATCCTTGCAGGTTTGGCTCCAAAATCGGCGTGCCAAGTGGCGTAAGCGGGAGCATACCAAGAAGGGTCCTGGAAGACCAGCTCATAGTACCCATCCCCAGAGCTGCAGTGGTACCCCCATTCCACTTAGCGAACTTCGCGCCAAAGAACTGTGAGTACCACAAATGGAGGCGATATAGCCCAGATACCTGATCGAGTTCCTAATCCGAAACCAATCCGCATTGAACAGAGCCCAGCGCAACAAGCTGATGAAGAAAGCCATCGAACGGCAGGCGAAGAAGCTACAGGACAAGGGACTCCCAGTGGACTATGCCCGTCTGAAGGCCGATTACATAGCTGCCCACCAGAAGAACCGGGTGGAGGATAATAACTCGATGGATGATGATCTGCCCATCGATATGGTGGGCGAGGAACCAGAGTACGTGACCGGCGACAGTCAGGACCTCTCGCTATGCTCCTCCAGGACCTACCAGTCGAGCACCAGCAGCGAACTGCATTCCGAGGATATGGAAGTCCAGGGAATAGTGGAAGTTCCGCCGCCACCACAGCCATCGGTGCAGAAAAGGCCCGTCGTCCACAAATCGTCCTTCACCATCAAATCCCTGTTGGGATCGTAACAAACATCGTATGTTGCACTACTATGATTGGTGGTGGCATTAGGTGCGAATATATTCTGTTAACCCAAACATTCCGCCCCTCCTTCTGTCTGGTACTTTTCTTTGGGGTCAAGAGTGTGCCAGTGGGATGACGATGATTTGGGTACGGTTAGGATATACGCATGCCAAAATGCGAGTGCCTTTTAATTTCCAGCCAACACCCCGAAGGCTCTCGTGGGGTAAAACATAAAAAACCAGGGAGAGAAAAGCAGCTTCAGGAGGCGGAGGCAGTGCATCCATCAAGTTCACACGCAGCTCGCACGGTGGAAACAATTCGCTGAGCTCAGCGGCAAAAAAAACGTTCGATATTCCGATGACAAAAATCGATAAAGTCATTCACGTAACAATCGAATTTCGGTTAATACTAGGGTCCATTGACTGACTTCGTTTTGATTGAGCTCGTCATCGGTCTGGTTTTATAGTTACTGATTGAATTGCAAATGGTGATTGATCACTTAGCGCTGGCATTGTGTGCCTTTCGCACCGACAACCATAGTACCCATCATCAGCATCCGTTGGAATCCCAGAGTCGCAGTTTTCGACCTCGGGGcaatttcaaaaatgcaaCTCGCGACCGCTGGAGCAGAGACAGCGCAGAAAGAGACGACCAAGGCGGCGGGGGGCGAAAGAGACGGCTGCAAGGACTGCGTATGTGTAATACACACATCAGGCAAATAAATTAGAAGGCAACTCCTTCGGCAGAAGCGTCAGCCAGGCCGCGCCCCCCGTTCGCACTCGGATCCTACAAAATGGAGCCGTAACCCAAAGCCATCCCGAAACCCTGGTGAGTGGGGATGCAGAGTGGCGAGTAATGCAGACAATCCGTCATGCAGGTGTGAATGATTCATTAATTTCTCGCCTTCATACGAATTTTCATTTCAGTTAACATGCAAGCGGAACCGAAACGAGACTCAAAGAGTTACgcacactgcgagaaaaagAAGTGTTACCAATGCCGGAAATTGTTACTATGTTTTATTTAGTTCATCGTTTCATTATTACTTTTGTTACAGCTCAATATCATGATCACAAGATTTGTTCTTCAATATAAGAAAAAACTGTTGCTGTAACTTCCTTATACTAATACTATTAGTTAAGCATAGTTCCTTAGTTCGTTAGACATAGTTAGTTAGAATTTTCCTCAATGTGTCTGCGGATCGGTAAAGAGGGTAAAACGGGAGAATAACTCTGAAGATGGAGATGGGGCTGGACTTTAACGGCGACGTATGCCTGGCAGCTTTCTTGAAGATCCGCTCGACTCCagccgcatccacatccacatagCCCACTGCTGATCCTCCGAGCTTAACGTCTTCATTACGCACGGCCACGGCCCACGTTTCCTGCCACCATCCTCTCGACTTGGAGTCGGGAAAAAAACGAAGAAGAAACTGAAACAGAGACCCAGAaccagaatcagaatcagaaccaGAGGACTCTCCACTCTGTCTCCGCTGCCAATTTCgttttgcattttcaatttcgtGGCATTTCCTTTCGGGATCTGGAGATCTTGAGATCTTGCGATCTGGGGATCTGGGGATCTTGGGATCGAACCTAAGCCGAAAGCTTTAGCCAGCGGGTGGCTGGCGGTCCCAGCTGGTGGGTATTGTCTGCGGATCGGCTAGCGTTAATTAGCTGATGAGCCCGCAGATCAAATGCCAATTAACCAATCGAGGTGAACAAAGGGCATCCTAATTGAATTAGGGCCAACCAAGTCAAGCGGTTGGAATATCGGGGTTGTGCAAACAAATTGGGCCATAAATTGTATGCAAGATGGAATCACACACTTTACTAGTACATCTCTAAGCTGAAATTTAGAATTATTTgctaaaattacattttaaaattacttttatTCAGCGCACAATCATTTTTAGTTGGGTTTGGAACTCAATTGCTCAATCAACTGAGCTAGTTCGTTGGGTTAATTGCAAGCctttttgaaatataaacTTTATTCTATTTACAATTATTGCACCGCTTAAACATTATATTATTCCAAATTGGCATCCCTACAAAGGGATGACTTCAATAAATTGGTCAAACTTTTGTTCGAAAGCGATATGCATGCGTGAGTTTTTCACACGAATTGCAATTCGTTGCGGATCGTAAAAAGCTCTGAATGATCTTTGCCTGCTGTTTGCCGTTTGGATGGATCTTAATATAACAacaattcatattttttattacacCTACTTTGGGGCCCACGAAGGCGACGGCGATCGGCGGAGCGAGCGGCTCCGAAATGAAGGCGTTAACCAagtttaatacatttatttggGCCACAAAGCCAACGCTGGCCGGGATTGGGACGGGGTCTCCAACTGAAACGGAGACTTCCACCCCGAGCTGGGCACCTCCAAGGAAGCTGGGAACCTGGGGGCGCAGGCGCAGCAGACGCTGCCATATCTGTCCAAAGTAATAATTATGTTTCACGTTGTTATCCTAATTTACGTGCCCCAGAACAAGAGAACTAACCAGAGTCCCAGTATGcggtgcactgaaagaaatggGAACTGGCTAatcaacatattttttttataaaactaGACATCATtgaaatttcatattttcctATGGGTATTCAGGTAAATGCCATGTTagtatttgaaaaatatttcttaaaagactcattttatttctggattatCCTAAAGATATCTTGTATTTGAAATGTGGAagtaatttattaaaaagccCAATTTAAAGAGTTAAATATTTAGAGATTCTGTGACCAGAATGAATGTTTCATTCTGTTATAGGGTTACCACCCTGCACCATAAACTTTCTTCCTCGCATTTCCGCTTTTCGAGTAACAGGTATCTGGTAGTCTCGACACTCGACTTAAACGTTACCCCTTGATTTGAGGGGCATAGAATATAGGCAGGACTATTTCTTGCAGTGTCTGAACCTGAACCGCCGTCACAAGCGATGCCCGCGGCTCAAACTGAAGCCAGGCTCCAACCTCGGCCAAAACTGAGGCTCATCATCATCGTGGTCGTCCAGCCGTCGTCTTTGGATGCTCGGTCGGCGCATTTCactggaaaaatattaaacacaaAGCGAGATACTGAAAATTGATTTCTCACCTTCGTGCACGTTATGGAGGCTCCGCTGTCCTCCATCCTCCGTCGGCCGTCCTTGCGgcttataattaattaatacgTAGCTGCACATGTACAAATACAGGTATAAATATCCGGATTTGGATATAGCACTTCGTGATTTGCACGCCCGCCGCGTTTCGTTCGGCTTTGCTTTCGGTTTGACGGGCTCCAAAAACATTTCAATAATCATAATCTCGAAAGTAAGGAAGGGTAGCCCTgcaaggggggggggggtgtcATGGTATCTATGGAGTGCCCAGCTTGGTTACCCGCCAGACAGCCTGTCGCAGTGGCACCTCCTCCCTTGCCCCTTTCCCATTCCTATTTCCTCTGCAGCCAGACTGCTCTCTTCCACTCGTAAATTAACATTTATCTGGGAATTTATTGCATCATCGGGAAAAGTTTTCAATTCGCTGGAGAAGCAGCCGAGAAATGAGAGGTGCGATAGGATAGGTGTGAGTATAGTCTGCTAGTTATCCCCATACGCATACCTATACCCAAACCCATTCCCATACCCATTTCCATGCCCATTTCCAAGCACCTGTTGGTCAATGGGAAATTTATTTGTCATTCCTTTTGCAGCATTTGTCGCGGcttttaatttcctttcaaAACGC encodes:
- the LOC6615253 gene encoding visual system homeobox 1; the protein is MDQLIQQLQQAAAAQGQGQHPHGSVALQLFAAVAAVNMHVSGWSSLLSLSMDAPNPEINLNSATNASSVYMIHQMALIQQARAAAAAVTMYQQQHSQQPQPQQEPPQQEPPQQEPPQEEQPQQEQPQQAQQRDLNPELGIDSNNEQPINLGQLSPAHNNRAGSSRENNTDPLSDNGADSNPGQNGSAESSKKRRGRTNFNSFQLRELERAFQDNHYPDIFMRHALATRLDLMESRIAVWLQNRRAKWRKREHTKKGPGRPAHSTHPQSCSGTPIPLSELRAKELAQRNKLMKKAIERQAKKLQDKGLPVDYARLKADYIAAHQKNRVEDNNSMDDDLPIDMVGEEPEYVTGDSQDLSLCSSRTYQSSTSSELHSEDMEVQGIVEVPPPPQPSVQKRPVVHKSSFTIKSLLGS